A genomic window from Sceloporus undulatus isolate JIND9_A2432 ecotype Alabama unplaced genomic scaffold, SceUnd_v1.1 scaffold_6182, whole genome shotgun sequence includes:
- the LOC121918218 gene encoding GDP-fucose transporter 1-like: MLFPSKESNFFCLAGGFWLGIDQEGAEGTLSWPGIIFGILASICVSLNAIYTKKVLPAVDGSIWRLTFYNNVNACVLFLPLILLSNDYYTIYNFDKLGSFNFWGMMTLSGVFGFAIGYVTGLQIKFTSPLTHNVSGTAKACAQTVLAVCYYEETKSFLWWTSNMMVLGGSFAYTWVKGMEMKKVQAESLPKANEKSDAGV, from the coding sequence ATGCTTTTCCCATCTAAAGAATCAAACTTTTTTTGCCTTGCAGGTGGCTTTTGGCTTGGTATAGATCAAGAAGGAGCAGAAGGGACTCTGTCTTGGCCTGGCATAATTTTTGGAATCCTGGCCAGTATCTGTGTCTCACTCAATGCTATCTACACTAAAAAGGTACTGCCTGCTGTGGATGGTAGCATTTGGCGCCTGACATTCTACAACAACGTCAATGCCTGTGTCTTGTTCCTGCCACTCATATTGCTCTCTAATGACTATTACACAATCTACAACTTTGATAAATTAGGGAGCTTTAACTTTTGGGGCATGATGACCCTTAGTGGTGtctttggttttgccattggCTATGTGACAGGGCTCCAGATCAAATTTACCAGCCCTCTCACACACAATGTATCTGGGACAGCAAAAGCATGTGCCCAGACAGTGCTGGCTGTTTGTTATTATGAAGAAACAAAGAGCTTCTTATGGTGGACTAGTAATATGATGGTTCTAGGTGGCTCCTTTGCATACACATGGGTGAAAGGGATGGAAATGAAGAAGGTGCAGGCAGAATCTCTTCccaaagcaaatgaaaaaagtGATGCTGGTGTCTAA